One genomic region from Clarias gariepinus isolate MV-2021 ecotype Netherlands chromosome 20, CGAR_prim_01v2, whole genome shotgun sequence encodes:
- the fam114a1 gene encoding protein NOXP20 isoform X3, whose translation MSQGDAAGDIAVPPDPPVFKEPSDEHAPLAADRTKDTSSSPSPSLDAPEHVITNEAAEACAPLSQVTEQTQDQSEEHGCGQVTECNETVSLEPEVVEGEVEPSEQTTAKGWGGWGSWGKSLLTTATSTVGQGLSSVREKAGVALRIRSTSSCEEALEVEEHHEEEEDITAQPVSPTNRGVFSSITSAVQNTGKSVLTGGLDALEFIGKKTMTVLAESDPGFKKTKILMQRTVSLSQMLKEAKEKARERLSSQMVCEPTAHYGILFDDYQGLSHLEALEILSNESEGRVQDVLSSLDGEELELLKKELIKIKEIFEAREDEKDETDETENETQEAGSGPGGNDGEEFVSVLTELLFELHVAATPDKLNKARMKAYDWIREMENPVTEGEAEDREAGNSESPPTGQGDVGDNQDAGTKEMEKNTEQSKMDKVESVYMWSIGSLAEVTARSIEQLHKVAELILHGQDVEKTASQQARILSRLTCAMCKEVGCLARRFTDTLVAVGSLRKAEELNPLVNSVTLEGSNSTTYIHNAFQLLLPVLQISHIQIRRTLARTEPESKPEPAPTD comes from the exons ATGTCACAAGGAGATGCAGCAGGCGACATCGCTGTACCCCCTGACCCTCCTGTTTTTAAAGAACCGTCTGACGAACATGCTCCTTTAGCTGCAGACAGAACAAAGGACACTTCATCCAGTCCTTCACCCTCTTTGGACGCACCAGAGCATGTGATAACCAATGAAGCTGCAGAAGCATGTGCTCCTCTCAGCCAGGTCACAGAACAAACACAGGACCAATCAGAGGAGCACGGCTGCGGTCAGGTGACCGAATGCAATGAAACAGTGAGCTTGGAGCCAGAGGTTGTGGAAGGGGAGGTGGAG CCCTCAGAGCAGACCACAGCTAAAGGTTGGGGTGGTTGGGGATCCTGGGGGAAGTCTTTGTTGACGACTGCCACCTCTACAGTAG GTCAGGGGTTAAGCTCAGTTCGGGAGAAAGCGGGTGTGGCCTTGCGGATTCGCAGCACATCATCGTGTGAGGAAGCCCTGGAGGTTGAAGAACATCACGAAGAGGAGGAAGACATAACTGCTCAGCCCGTCAGCCCAACCAACAGAGGGGTGTTTTCCTCAATCACTAGCGCTGTGCAAAACACG GGGAAGTCTGTGCTGACCGGAGGCCTTGACGCCCTGGAGTTCATCGGCAAGAAGACCATGACGGTGTTGGCGGAGAGCGATCCTGGTTTTAAAAAGACTAAAATCCTCATGCAGAGGACCGTCTCGCTCTCGCAG ATGCTGAAGGAAGCCAAGGAAAAGGCACGCGAGAGGCTGAGCAGCCAGATGGTGTGTGAACCCACGGCTCATTACGGCATCCTGTTTGATGATTATCAAGGCCTGTCTCATCTGGAAGCTCTGGAGATCCTGAGTAACGAGAGCGAGGGGAGG GTTCAGGATGTTCTTTCCTCCCTCGATGGCGAGGAGTTGGAGCTTCTGAAAAAAGAGCTGATCAAGATTAAAGAGATCTTCGAGGCGAGAGAGGACGAGAAGGACGAGACGGACGAGACGGAGAACGAGACGCAGGAGGCGGGTTCAGGTCCAGGGGGAAACG ATGGGGAGGAGTTTGTCAGTGTTCTCACGGAGCTGCTCTTTGAACTGCATGTTGCTGCCACACCGGACAAACTGaacaag GCCCGAATGAAGGCCTATGACTGGATAAGAGAGATGGAGAACCCGGTTACCGAGGGTGAAGCAGAGGACAGGGAGGCGGGGAACTCGGAGTCGCCCCCTACAGGACAGGGGGACGTAGGCGATAATCAAGATGCAGGGACAaaagaaatggagaaaaacaCAGAGCAGAGCAAGATGGACAAagttgag agtgtgtatatgtggtcAATAGGCAGTCTCGCTGAGGTCACCGCTCGGAGTATAGAGCAGCTCCATAAAGTGGCCGAGCTCATCCTGCACGGACAAGACGTGGAGAAAACGGCGAGCCAGCAGGCCAGAATCCtgtccag GCTGACCTGTGCTATGTGTAAGGAGGTTGGCTGTCTGGCCCGCAGATTCACAGATACACTGGTGGCTGTAGGG AGTCTGAGAAAAGCAGAAGAGCTGAATCCTCTGGTGAACAGCGTGACGCTTGAG GGCTCAAACAGCACGACCTACATCCACAACGCATTCCAGCTGCTGCTGCCGGTCCTGCAGATCTCCCACATCCAGATCAGGAGAACCCTGGCTAGAACCGAACCCGAATCGAAACCAGAACCGGCTCCTACAGACTAA
- the fam114a1 gene encoding protein NOXP20 isoform X2, translated as MSQGDAAGDIAVPPDPPVFKEPSDEHAPLAADRTKDTSSSPSPSLDAPEHVITNEAAEACAPLSQVTEQTQDQSEEHGCGQVTECNETVSLEPEVVEGEVEPSEQTTAKGWGGWGSWGKSLLTTATSTVGQGLSSVREKAGVALRIRSTSSCEEALEVEEHHEEEEDITAQPVSPTNRGVFSSITSAVQNTGKSVLTGGLDALEFIGKKTMTVLAESDPGFKKTKILMQRTVSLSQMLKEAKEKARERLSSQMVCEPTAHYGILFDDYQGLSHLEALEILSNESEGRVQDVLSSLDGEELELLKKELIKIKEIFEAREDEKDETDETENETQEAGSGPGGNAADGEEFVSVLTELLFELHVAATPDKLNKARMKAYDWIREMENPVTEGEAEDREAGNSESPPTGQGDVGDNQDAGTKEMEKNTEQSKMDKVESVYMWSIGSLAEVTARSIEQLHKVAELILHGQDVEKTASQQARILSRLTCAMCKEVGCLARRFTDTLVAVGSLRKAEELNPLVNSVTLEGSNSTTYIHNAFQLLLPVLQISHIQIRRTLARTEPESKPEPAPTD; from the exons ATGTCACAAGGAGATGCAGCAGGCGACATCGCTGTACCCCCTGACCCTCCTGTTTTTAAAGAACCGTCTGACGAACATGCTCCTTTAGCTGCAGACAGAACAAAGGACACTTCATCCAGTCCTTCACCCTCTTTGGACGCACCAGAGCATGTGATAACCAATGAAGCTGCAGAAGCATGTGCTCCTCTCAGCCAGGTCACAGAACAAACACAGGACCAATCAGAGGAGCACGGCTGCGGTCAGGTGACCGAATGCAATGAAACAGTGAGCTTGGAGCCAGAGGTTGTGGAAGGGGAGGTGGAG CCCTCAGAGCAGACCACAGCTAAAGGTTGGGGTGGTTGGGGATCCTGGGGGAAGTCTTTGTTGACGACTGCCACCTCTACAGTAG GTCAGGGGTTAAGCTCAGTTCGGGAGAAAGCGGGTGTGGCCTTGCGGATTCGCAGCACATCATCGTGTGAGGAAGCCCTGGAGGTTGAAGAACATCACGAAGAGGAGGAAGACATAACTGCTCAGCCCGTCAGCCCAACCAACAGAGGGGTGTTTTCCTCAATCACTAGCGCTGTGCAAAACACG GGGAAGTCTGTGCTGACCGGAGGCCTTGACGCCCTGGAGTTCATCGGCAAGAAGACCATGACGGTGTTGGCGGAGAGCGATCCTGGTTTTAAAAAGACTAAAATCCTCATGCAGAGGACCGTCTCGCTCTCGCAG ATGCTGAAGGAAGCCAAGGAAAAGGCACGCGAGAGGCTGAGCAGCCAGATGGTGTGTGAACCCACGGCTCATTACGGCATCCTGTTTGATGATTATCAAGGCCTGTCTCATCTGGAAGCTCTGGAGATCCTGAGTAACGAGAGCGAGGGGAGG GTTCAGGATGTTCTTTCCTCCCTCGATGGCGAGGAGTTGGAGCTTCTGAAAAAAGAGCTGATCAAGATTAAAGAGATCTTCGAGGCGAGAGAGGACGAGAAGGACGAGACGGACGAGACGGAGAACGAGACGCAGGAGGCGGGTTCAGGTCCAGGGGGAAACG ccgCAGATGGGGAGGAGTTTGTCAGTGTTCTCACGGAGCTGCTCTTTGAACTGCATGTTGCTGCCACACCGGACAAACTGaacaag GCCCGAATGAAGGCCTATGACTGGATAAGAGAGATGGAGAACCCGGTTACCGAGGGTGAAGCAGAGGACAGGGAGGCGGGGAACTCGGAGTCGCCCCCTACAGGACAGGGGGACGTAGGCGATAATCAAGATGCAGGGACAaaagaaatggagaaaaacaCAGAGCAGAGCAAGATGGACAAagttgag agtgtgtatatgtggtcAATAGGCAGTCTCGCTGAGGTCACCGCTCGGAGTATAGAGCAGCTCCATAAAGTGGCCGAGCTCATCCTGCACGGACAAGACGTGGAGAAAACGGCGAGCCAGCAGGCCAGAATCCtgtccag GCTGACCTGTGCTATGTGTAAGGAGGTTGGCTGTCTGGCCCGCAGATTCACAGATACACTGGTGGCTGTAGGG AGTCTGAGAAAAGCAGAAGAGCTGAATCCTCTGGTGAACAGCGTGACGCTTGAG GGCTCAAACAGCACGACCTACATCCACAACGCATTCCAGCTGCTGCTGCCGGTCCTGCAGATCTCCCACATCCAGATCAGGAGAACCCTGGCTAGAACCGAACCCGAATCGAAACCAGAACCGGCTCCTACAGACTAA
- the fam114a1 gene encoding protein NOXP20 isoform X1 → MSQGDAAGDIAVPPDPPVFKEPSDEHAPLAADRTKDTSSSPSPSLDAPEHVITNEAAEACAPLSQVTEQTQDQSEEHGCGQVTECNETVSLEPEVVEGEVEPSEQTTAKGWGGWGSWGKSLLTTATSTVGQGLSSVREKAGVALRIRSTSSCEEALEVEEHHEEEEDITAQPVSPTNRGVFSSITSAVQNTGKSVLTGGLDALEFIGKKTMTVLAESDPGFKKTKILMQRTVSLSQMLKEAKEKARERLSSQMVCEPTAHYGILFDDYQGLSHLEALEILSNESEGRVQDVLSSLDGEELELLKKELIKIKEIFEAREDEKDETDETENETQEAGSGPGGNGELYSQIRSFSTLSADGEEFVSVLTELLFELHVAATPDKLNKARMKAYDWIREMENPVTEGEAEDREAGNSESPPTGQGDVGDNQDAGTKEMEKNTEQSKMDKVESVYMWSIGSLAEVTARSIEQLHKVAELILHGQDVEKTASQQARILSRLTCAMCKEVGCLARRFTDTLVAVGSLRKAEELNPLVNSVTLEGSNSTTYIHNAFQLLLPVLQISHIQIRRTLARTEPESKPEPAPTD, encoded by the exons ATGTCACAAGGAGATGCAGCAGGCGACATCGCTGTACCCCCTGACCCTCCTGTTTTTAAAGAACCGTCTGACGAACATGCTCCTTTAGCTGCAGACAGAACAAAGGACACTTCATCCAGTCCTTCACCCTCTTTGGACGCACCAGAGCATGTGATAACCAATGAAGCTGCAGAAGCATGTGCTCCTCTCAGCCAGGTCACAGAACAAACACAGGACCAATCAGAGGAGCACGGCTGCGGTCAGGTGACCGAATGCAATGAAACAGTGAGCTTGGAGCCAGAGGTTGTGGAAGGGGAGGTGGAG CCCTCAGAGCAGACCACAGCTAAAGGTTGGGGTGGTTGGGGATCCTGGGGGAAGTCTTTGTTGACGACTGCCACCTCTACAGTAG GTCAGGGGTTAAGCTCAGTTCGGGAGAAAGCGGGTGTGGCCTTGCGGATTCGCAGCACATCATCGTGTGAGGAAGCCCTGGAGGTTGAAGAACATCACGAAGAGGAGGAAGACATAACTGCTCAGCCCGTCAGCCCAACCAACAGAGGGGTGTTTTCCTCAATCACTAGCGCTGTGCAAAACACG GGGAAGTCTGTGCTGACCGGAGGCCTTGACGCCCTGGAGTTCATCGGCAAGAAGACCATGACGGTGTTGGCGGAGAGCGATCCTGGTTTTAAAAAGACTAAAATCCTCATGCAGAGGACCGTCTCGCTCTCGCAG ATGCTGAAGGAAGCCAAGGAAAAGGCACGCGAGAGGCTGAGCAGCCAGATGGTGTGTGAACCCACGGCTCATTACGGCATCCTGTTTGATGATTATCAAGGCCTGTCTCATCTGGAAGCTCTGGAGATCCTGAGTAACGAGAGCGAGGGGAGG GTTCAGGATGTTCTTTCCTCCCTCGATGGCGAGGAGTTGGAGCTTCTGAAAAAAGAGCTGATCAAGATTAAAGAGATCTTCGAGGCGAGAGAGGACGAGAAGGACGAGACGGACGAGACGGAGAACGAGACGCAGGAGGCGGGTTCAGGTCCAGGGGGAAACGGTGAACTTTATTCCCAAATTCGCTCTTTCAGCACGCTCT ccgCAGATGGGGAGGAGTTTGTCAGTGTTCTCACGGAGCTGCTCTTTGAACTGCATGTTGCTGCCACACCGGACAAACTGaacaag GCCCGAATGAAGGCCTATGACTGGATAAGAGAGATGGAGAACCCGGTTACCGAGGGTGAAGCAGAGGACAGGGAGGCGGGGAACTCGGAGTCGCCCCCTACAGGACAGGGGGACGTAGGCGATAATCAAGATGCAGGGACAaaagaaatggagaaaaacaCAGAGCAGAGCAAGATGGACAAagttgag agtgtgtatatgtggtcAATAGGCAGTCTCGCTGAGGTCACCGCTCGGAGTATAGAGCAGCTCCATAAAGTGGCCGAGCTCATCCTGCACGGACAAGACGTGGAGAAAACGGCGAGCCAGCAGGCCAGAATCCtgtccag GCTGACCTGTGCTATGTGTAAGGAGGTTGGCTGTCTGGCCCGCAGATTCACAGATACACTGGTGGCTGTAGGG AGTCTGAGAAAAGCAGAAGAGCTGAATCCTCTGGTGAACAGCGTGACGCTTGAG GGCTCAAACAGCACGACCTACATCCACAACGCATTCCAGCTGCTGCTGCCGGTCCTGCAGATCTCCCACATCCAGATCAGGAGAACCCTGGCTAGAACCGAACCCGAATCGAAACCAGAACCGGCTCCTACAGACTAA
- the klf3 gene encoding Krueppel-like factor 3, whose product MLMCDYPVKADRETGYSSLVKSQGEAYGAMFSIGSQPAAQYCYPHHYRPYHSPPHTHLHPHTPPHSGAAPAHAQMEPVDLSLSKKSSPPPSAPSSSSSPLSSSASSSSSRATPPSPYEHISCSDSMNMPLSFSTLVTPLVSASGTGLIPVLSSVILPHLPLLYSPHVLPSSIILPSPTSLKSDSAQDHQPPIKSEPQGELAPGPLRQEIPSPPMPTFNGGNKHSVIISPPKAESPDPLKKRRTHSCDFKGCNKVYTKSSHLKAHRRTHTGEKPYKCSWEGCTWKFARSDELTRHYRKHTGSKPFKCSDCERSFSRSDHLALHRKRHLLV is encoded by the exons ATGCTCATGTGTGACTATCCAGTCAAGGCAGACAGGGAGACG GGTTACTCATCCTTGGTGAAGTCTCAGGGCGAAGCGTACGGCGCCATGTTCTCCATCGGCTCTCAGCCCGCCGCACAGTACTGCTACCCTCACCACTACCGTCCGTATCACAGCCCTCCGCACACACACCTTCACCCACACACTCCGCCTCACAGCGGCGCCGCTCCGGCGCACGCGCAGATGGAGCCCGTGGACCTGTCGCTCAGCAAGAAGTCCTCGCCTCCGCCGTCGGCGCCGTCCTCTTCCTCCTCGCCGTTATCGTCCTCGGCGTCGTCCTCCTCGTCCAGAGCCACGCCCCCCTCTCCGTACGAGCACATCAGCTGCTCCGACTCCATGAACATGCCGCTGTCTTTCTCCACC ttgGTGACTCCGCTGGTTTCAGCTTCAGGTACAGGTCTCATCCCTGTCCTGTCCAGCGTCATCCTGCCCCACTTGCCCTTGCTGTACTCGCCCCACGTCCTGCCCTCGTCCATCATCCTGCCCTCGCCCACCTCGCTCAAATCTG ACTCCGCCCAGGACCACCAGCCGCCAATCAAATCCGAGCCTCAGGGCGAGCTCGCTCCCGGCCCACTCAGGCAGGAAATTCCATCACCTCCGATGCCGACCTTTAACGG tgGGAACAAACACTCGGTGATTATAAGCCCCCCTAAGGCGGAGTCTCCTGACCCGCTGAAGAAGCGACGCACCCACAGCTGTGATTTTAAGGGCTGCAATAAAGTGTACACGAAGAGCTCGCACCTCAAAGCCCACCGACGTACACACACAG gagagaagccgtacaagtgctcatgggaaggcTGCACGTGGAAGTTCGCACGTTCCGACGAGCTGACACGTCATTACCGCAAACACACCGGATCCAAGCCGTTCAAGTGCTCGGATTGCGAGCGCAGCTTCTCGCGCTCCGATCACCTCGCCCTGCACAGGAAGCGCCACCTGCTGGTGTGA